A region from the Altererythrobacter sp. H2 genome encodes:
- a CDS encoding parallel beta-helix domain-containing protein — MTRMNLICAAALAALAAPLVAAEHRVDAGEGAQERLQEALILAEPGDEIVLGAGRFALTDGLSLAVDGVTVRGAGPQLTVLDFTAQQGSGEGLLVTSDNVTLRDFALENPKGDGIKSKGADMIVYHRIRVTWTGGPKAENGAYGIYPVESTGVLVSHSEVSGASDAGIYVGQSRLITVRNSVATDNVAGIEIENSRDAVVTQNYVTRNTGGILVFDLPDLPVMGGGNVLVTNNLVAGNNTPNFAPPGNIVAGVPRGTGIMVMANENVWIEGNVVQDNPTAPFMVIAYTQKFEDARYNPFPREVVIADNVTDLGATDPDLPGGAMLLAAFGGTLPPILWDGLQQDPDTPALRAAGDVPGWSLNLTRQGQSLGEAQPGPLAVPTFGQPWDMAGIGAPAELEARIR, encoded by the coding sequence ATGACGAGGATGAACCTGATCTGTGCAGCCGCGCTCGCGGCGCTGGCCGCTCCGCTGGTGGCAGCCGAGCACCGGGTTGACGCGGGCGAGGGTGCGCAGGAGCGGCTGCAGGAAGCGCTGATCCTGGCCGAGCCGGGCGACGAAATCGTGCTGGGCGCGGGCAGGTTCGCGCTGACCGACGGGCTCAGCCTGGCGGTGGACGGAGTGACTGTGCGCGGGGCCGGGCCGCAGCTGACCGTGCTCGATTTCACCGCCCAGCAAGGCTCGGGCGAGGGGCTGCTGGTCACTTCCGACAATGTCACCCTGCGCGATTTTGCGCTGGAGAACCCTAAGGGGGACGGGATCAAGTCGAAGGGCGCGGACATGATCGTCTATCATCGCATCCGGGTGACCTGGACCGGCGGGCCCAAGGCGGAAAACGGGGCTTACGGTATCTACCCGGTCGAAAGTACCGGGGTGCTGGTCAGCCATTCCGAGGTTTCGGGCGCGTCGGATGCGGGCATCTACGTCGGGCAATCGCGGCTGATTACCGTGCGCAATTCGGTCGCCACCGACAATGTCGCCGGGATCGAGATCGAGAACAGCCGCGATGCCGTGGTGACCCAGAACTACGTCACCCGCAACACCGGCGGGATCCTGGTGTTCGACCTGCCTGACCTGCCGGTGATGGGCGGGGGCAACGTGCTGGTCACGAACAACCTGGTCGCTGGTAACAATACCCCCAATTTCGCGCCTCCCGGCAATATCGTGGCCGGGGTGCCGCGCGGCACCGGCATCATGGTGATGGCGAACGAGAATGTGTGGATCGAAGGCAATGTGGTGCAAGACAACCCGACCGCGCCCTTCATGGTGATCGCCTACACCCAGAAATTCGAAGACGCGCGCTACAACCCCTTCCCGCGCGAAGTGGTGATTGCCGACAACGTCACCGATTTGGGCGCGACCGATCCCGACCTGCCCGGCGGTGCGATGCTGCTGGCCGCTTTCGGGGGCACATTGCCGCCTATCCTGTGGGACGGGTTGCAGCAGGACCCCGATACGCCGGCACTGCGGGCTGCGGGCGATGTGCCGGGCTGGTCGCTCAACCTCACCCGGCAAGGGCAGTCGCTGGGCGAGGCGCAGCCCGGGCCGCTTGCCGTCCCTACTTTCGGCCAGCCGTGGGACATGGCCGGGATCGGCGCTCCGGCAGAACTGGAAGCGCGGATCAGGTGA
- a CDS encoding SO2930 family diheme c-type cytochrome — MRQGAVLGIALAALLASMATARSPAPVNDAAVQEGMPRTLSEYGFFADLRAQTATYGVEEYSLNTPLWSDGAEKLRFVYVPKGTQLAAGGDGLLQFPVGSAIIKTFAFGEGPDRRLIETRVLLHRADGWLALPYRWNAGQTDAALALAGGRVDLTTPAGEAISYRIPNKNQCKDCHSKDGVVIPLGPKARNLSRDWLEGMVAAGRLDAVPSGADSLPRWTGRSSAAEIAPYARAYLDVNCAHCHQPGGGASNSGLDLRWEQHEPVALGVMKRPVAAGRGAGGHLFDILPGKPDQSILVYRMESKEPGVVMPEIGTSTIDRDGTAVVRQWIAEMEAQ, encoded by the coding sequence GTGAGGCAGGGCGCCGTCCTGGGTATCGCGCTGGCGGCGCTGCTGGCCTCGATGGCGACGGCGCGCAGCCCGGCGCCGGTCAATGATGCGGCCGTGCAGGAAGGGATGCCGCGCACCCTGTCCGAATATGGGTTCTTCGCCGACTTGCGGGCACAGACGGCGACTTACGGGGTCGAAGAGTACAGCCTCAACACCCCGCTTTGGTCTGACGGCGCGGAGAAGCTGCGGTTCGTCTATGTGCCGAAAGGGACGCAGCTTGCCGCTGGCGGAGACGGCCTGCTGCAATTCCCGGTCGGCAGCGCCATCATCAAGACCTTTGCCTTTGGCGAGGGTCCAGATCGCCGCCTGATCGAGACGCGGGTGCTGCTCCACCGGGCCGATGGCTGGCTGGCCTTGCCCTATCGCTGGAATGCCGGGCAGACCGATGCCGCACTGGCGCTGGCAGGCGGACGGGTGGACCTGACCACCCCGGCCGGTGAGGCGATCAGTTATCGCATCCCCAACAAGAACCAGTGCAAGGACTGTCACAGCAAGGATGGCGTGGTGATCCCGCTCGGGCCCAAGGCGCGCAACCTGTCGCGTGACTGGCTTGAGGGGATGGTCGCTGCCGGGCGCCTTGATGCCGTGCCATCCGGGGCAGACAGCCTGCCGCGCTGGACCGGGCGTAGCAGCGCGGCCGAGATTGCGCCCTACGCCCGTGCCTACCTCGACGTAAACTGCGCCCACTGCCACCAGCCCGGTGGCGGCGCGTCCAATTCGGGGCTCGACCTGCGCTGGGAGCAGCACGAGCCGGTCGCGCTCGGCGTGATGAAGCGCCCGGTTGCGGCGGGGCGCGGGGCGGGCGGGCACCTGTTCGACATCCTGCCGGGCAAGCCCGACCAGTCGATCCTGGTCTACCGTATGGAGAGCAAGGAGCCGGGCGTGGTCATGCCCGAAATCGGCACCTCGACCATAGACCGCGACGGGACAGCGGTGGTGCGGCAATGGATTGCGGAGATGGAAGCACAATGA
- a CDS encoding alpha/beta fold hydrolase, protein MKWVLRGLLALIALLVIAFLIFRTPDTDAEAMRAKYGGAPSQFVAIGEGVTVHLRDEGPKDAPAIMLLHGSNADLHTWEPWAQALKADYRVIRFDQVGHGLTGPDPRHDYSRSNYVADILEVADALGLDRFILGGNSMGGKHALAFAVAHPERVAGLVLVDASGGPMLRGEAKKEDDSSSGNIGFKIAQTPGINLLVEQITPRSLIAQSLDQSVSVKSVVTEEAVDRYWELLRYPGNRRATLKRFGYAYDPLSEAEIARIAAPTLILWGEEDRLIPVEAGRWLDRTMPASTLVVYPKIGHLPQEEAPAATLGDLAPWLAAHAAPPKSD, encoded by the coding sequence ATGAAATGGGTCTTGCGCGGGTTGCTCGCCCTTATCGCGCTGCTGGTGATCGCCTTTCTGATCTTCCGCACGCCTGATACCGACGCGGAGGCAATGCGCGCCAAGTATGGCGGGGCGCCGTCGCAATTCGTGGCGATTGGCGAGGGCGTGACCGTCCATCTGCGCGACGAGGGGCCCAAAGATGCGCCCGCGATTATGCTGCTCCACGGCTCCAACGCCGACCTGCACACCTGGGAACCCTGGGCTCAGGCGCTCAAGGCCGATTATCGCGTGATCCGCTTCGATCAGGTTGGCCACGGCTTGACTGGGCCTGACCCCCGGCATGATTACAGCCGCAGCAATTACGTGGCCGATATCCTCGAAGTGGCGGATGCGCTGGGCTTGGACCGATTCATCCTTGGTGGCAATTCGATGGGCGGCAAGCACGCGCTGGCGTTTGCAGTGGCGCATCCGGAGCGGGTGGCGGGATTGGTGCTGGTCGACGCCAGCGGCGGCCCGATGCTTCGGGGCGAAGCGAAGAAAGAGGATGACAGCAGCAGCGGCAATATCGGCTTCAAGATCGCCCAGACGCCGGGGATCAACCTGCTGGTCGAACAGATCACGCCGCGCAGCCTGATCGCGCAGAGCCTGGATCAGAGCGTCTCGGTCAAGTCGGTCGTAACCGAAGAGGCCGTGGACCGATATTGGGAACTGCTGCGCTACCCCGGCAACCGGCGGGCAACCCTGAAGCGGTTCGGCTATGCGTACGATCCGCTCTCCGAAGCCGAGATTGCCCGGATCGCCGCGCCGACCCTGATCCTGTGGGGCGAGGAAGACCGGTTGATCCCGGTCGAGGCGGGGCGCTGGCTCGACCGGACCATGCCTGCGAGTACGCTGGTGGTCTATCCCAAGATCGGCCACCTGCCGCAGGAAGAGGCCCCTGCCGCCACGCTCGGTGATCTCGCGCCGTGGCTCGCCGCCCACGCTGCGCCGCCAAAATCCGATTAA